The following coding sequences lie in one Fusarium poae strain DAOMC 252244 chromosome 1, whole genome shotgun sequence genomic window:
- a CDS encoding hypothetical protein (TransMembrane:1 (i28-48o)) has protein sequence MVKSPHSTYYDPRLRQGAALVRARRPYLFKNAVTGLGLLGVVGSIYWYTLNAVGQDNFEDVKVPDAPKPAASK, from the exons ATGGTTAAAAG CCCGCACTCAACTTACTATGATCCCCGCCTGCGACAGGGCGCTGCGCTCGTTCGAGCTCGAAGACCCTATCTTTTCAAGAATGCGGTCACTGGCCTTGGTCTCCTGGGTGTGGTTGGGAGCATCT ATTGGTATACCCTCAACGCCGTTGGCCAAGACAATTTCGAAGATGTGAAGGTCCCCGATGCGCCCAAGCCCGCCGCTTCCAAGTAA